The following coding sequences are from one Streptomyces sp. NBC_01485 window:
- a CDS encoding L,D-transpeptidase family protein, which yields MRHGEVRRVGAATVTCGLLLAALAACGGSGTEHRRGGTAGAGAEGGGTPSSTAAATRLPGVGDRLQGRIPAGSRQVLAVYGDGKDSADATVVFYAKRGTAWERVRSWPGHNGKKGWTADHHLGDNRSPVGVFTLTAAGGVLDDPGARLPYTQSEDFGAPHWWERSHWHDFDYVIAIDYNRVKGTPPDDPTQPEGEEKGGGIWLHMDHGSGTSACVSLSKAAMEYLLRTLDPDQHPVVLMGDRAALKG from the coding sequence ATGCGACATGGCGAGGTGCGGCGCGTCGGGGCCGCGACGGTGACCTGTGGTCTTCTGCTCGCGGCCCTGGCCGCCTGTGGTGGTTCGGGCACGGAACACAGGCGAGGTGGTACGGCGGGAGCGGGTGCCGAAGGCGGCGGCACCCCGTCGAGCACGGCCGCGGCGACCCGCCTCCCGGGCGTCGGGGACCGGTTGCAAGGGCGGATTCCCGCTGGATCACGCCAGGTCCTGGCGGTGTACGGCGACGGAAAGGACTCCGCGGACGCCACCGTCGTGTTCTACGCCAAGCGCGGCACGGCCTGGGAGCGGGTCCGGAGCTGGCCGGGGCACAACGGCAAGAAGGGCTGGACCGCCGACCACCACCTCGGCGACAACCGCAGCCCTGTCGGCGTGTTCACGCTCACCGCCGCGGGCGGCGTCCTGGACGACCCCGGCGCCAGGCTGCCGTACACGCAGTCCGAGGACTTCGGGGCGCCGCACTGGTGGGAGCGCTCGCACTGGCACGACTTCGACTACGTCATCGCCATCGACTACAACCGCGTCAAGGGCACGCCGCCCGACGATCCGACCCAACCCGAGGGCGAGGAGAAGGGTGGCGGGATCTGGCTGCACATGGACCACGGCAGCGGCACGTCGGCCTGCGTCAGCCTGTCCAAGGCGGCGATGGAATACCTGCTGCGCACGCTCGACCCGGATCAGCATCCCGTGGTGCTCATGGGAGACAGGGCCGCGCTGAAGGGTTAG
- a CDS encoding cation:dicarboxylate symporter family transporter, whose translation MPPSAPSLPRRVARILRTSLFAQVACALVLGILVGKLWPDVATDLQPLGDGFTRLIKTIISPLVFCVVVVGIAKAGDLKAFGRIGLKALIWFEIASTLALLIGLVAANLVHPGSGMNVDPSTLDTSAVDAKTGGGSLPSTTEFIVNALPTSFIGAFAENSLLQVLILACLVGAALLHLGHTKVPKVLPAIEQAQEIIFAIVGFVMRLAPIAVFGAMAVLIGNYGLGVIETYGKLIILCYAAAALFIALLAVALKLVTGLSLWKFLRYIREEVLLALGTASTEAVMPRVMQKLRKAGARDDAVGLVLPTGYSFNLDGASLYLSIGTLFIAQAVGVDLSLGQQITVILVLMLTSKGMAGIPGSAFLALSATASSLGAIPAGAVALLLGVDRIMDSMRVVTNLLGNCVAVFAVSRWEGALDLERAKKVLNGEDVAATEEEPESPAEPESPAKPEDLAKPEGSVKPEGAGQPEGAESPEAAGGRAAVPAQLTKETAPEAS comes from the coding sequence GTGCCGCCGTCCGCCCCGTCCCTGCCGCGACGCGTCGCACGCATACTGCGTACCTCACTCTTCGCGCAGGTCGCCTGCGCGCTCGTCCTCGGCATCCTCGTCGGAAAACTGTGGCCCGACGTGGCCACGGATCTCCAGCCGCTCGGTGACGGGTTCACCCGGCTCATCAAGACGATCATCTCGCCCCTGGTGTTCTGTGTGGTCGTCGTCGGCATCGCCAAGGCCGGTGACCTGAAGGCGTTCGGCCGGATCGGGCTCAAGGCGCTGATCTGGTTCGAGATCGCGAGCACGCTCGCCCTGCTCATCGGACTCGTCGCCGCCAACCTCGTCCACCCCGGCTCGGGGATGAACGTCGACCCGTCCACGCTCGACACCTCGGCGGTCGACGCGAAGACGGGCGGCGGTTCGCTGCCCTCGACGACCGAGTTCATCGTGAACGCGCTGCCCACCAGTTTCATCGGCGCCTTCGCGGAGAACTCCCTGCTCCAGGTGCTCATCCTGGCCTGCCTGGTGGGCGCCGCACTGCTGCACCTCGGCCACACCAAGGTGCCGAAGGTGCTGCCCGCCATCGAGCAGGCCCAGGAGATCATCTTTGCGATCGTCGGCTTCGTCATGCGGCTGGCGCCGATCGCGGTGTTCGGCGCGATGGCCGTCCTGATCGGCAACTACGGGCTCGGCGTGATCGAGACCTACGGCAAGCTGATCATCCTGTGCTACGCGGCCGCGGCCCTGTTCATCGCGCTGCTCGCCGTCGCCCTGAAGCTGGTCACCGGACTGAGCCTGTGGAAGTTCCTGCGCTACATCCGCGAGGAGGTGCTGCTCGCGCTCGGCACCGCCTCCACCGAGGCCGTCATGCCGCGCGTGATGCAGAAGCTGCGCAAGGCCGGCGCCCGCGACGACGCCGTGGGCCTGGTGCTGCCGACGGGGTACTCCTTCAACCTGGACGGCGCCTCGCTGTACCTGTCCATCGGCACCCTGTTCATCGCCCAGGCGGTCGGCGTCGACCTCAGCCTGGGCCAGCAGATCACCGTGATCCTGGTGCTCATGCTCACCAGCAAGGGCATGGCCGGCATCCCCGGCTCGGCCTTCCTCGCGCTGTCCGCGACCGCCTCCTCGCTGGGGGCCATCCCGGCCGGAGCCGTCGCGCTGCTGCTGGGCGTGGACCGCATCATGGACTCGATGCGCGTCGTCACCAACCTCCTCGGCAACTGCGTCGCGGTCTTCGCCGTCTCCCGCTGGGAGGGCGCGCTGGACCTGGAGCGGGCCAAGAAGGTCCTGAACGGCGAGGACGTCGCCGCGACGGAGGAGGAACCGGAAAGCCCCGCCGAGCCGGAAAGCCCCGCCAAGCCCGAGGACCTTGCCAAGCCCGAGGGGTCCGTGAAGCCGGAGGGCGCCGGGCAGCCGGAAGGCGCCGAGAGCCCGGAAGCGGCCGGGGGCCGGGCTGCGGTTCCCGCCCAGCTCACCAAGGAGACCGCCCCCGAGGCGAGTTGA
- a CDS encoding peptide-N4-asparagine amidase, with translation MRSRIVMSMLIGAILLAGTVLGGGAPQAAASASTASATAATSPASATSPTSPTSVSGEVPAEFGSDWHDPLTAAPPVTPPDSKSCQVTLAEARFRDFTPYRGSYTPPDGCGDRWSKVVLRLDGKVAGRQFDRLGYLRVGGVEVFRTSTPEPSPDGIEWSVEKDVTRYSDTFRDAQDVEMLIGNVVDDTYTGVIDVKVTLTFYEGKPAAAPDRVLTLADGPDGQTLTTPRNSERVVAEVYATGSGGGCEEYWYLTVPAAAPYSCHADDGPYREVQVKVDGRLAGIATPFPTVWTGGWSNPFLWYVIPGPRALDIKPIEYDLTPFAGILNDGRPHRVEVSVVGVPAGQSGWSTPVNVLVWQDPGKAVVGGRLVTHEAGGLTDSTVYTPGTQHRVDTEGGHRLAVAGYLDTSHGRVRTTVTRTLATTSAHRWTDGETVDGLDAAWTDDESVTVDGRGPARTTRTHRTYTMNGTTTLGTDGRLRTVLTLGDRADAVTVRGGRRTGWSRLDDTYTGDATFTVNVPRDQRHAVGTTSERYRLVGPDGCHDRRLTTVQGVLAQDRDGC, from the coding sequence ATGAGAAGTCGGATAGTCATGTCCATGCTCATCGGAGCGATTCTCCTGGCGGGCACCGTTCTCGGGGGCGGCGCGCCACAGGCGGCCGCCTCCGCATCCACCGCCTCCGCGACAGCCGCCACCTCCCCGGCATCCGCCACCTCCCCGACGTCCCCGACGTCCGTGTCGGGCGAGGTTCCCGCCGAGTTCGGCAGCGACTGGCACGACCCCCTCACCGCCGCCCCGCCCGTGACCCCGCCCGACAGCAAGTCCTGCCAGGTCACCCTTGCCGAGGCGCGCTTCCGGGACTTCACGCCGTACCGGGGCTCGTACACCCCGCCGGACGGCTGCGGCGACCGCTGGAGCAAGGTGGTGCTGCGGCTCGACGGCAAGGTCGCGGGGCGGCAGTTCGACCGGCTGGGCTATCTGCGCGTCGGCGGGGTGGAGGTCTTCCGTACCTCGACGCCCGAGCCGTCGCCCGACGGGATCGAGTGGTCCGTCGAGAAGGACGTCACCCGCTACAGCGACACGTTCCGCGACGCCCAGGACGTGGAGATGCTCATCGGCAACGTCGTCGACGACACCTACACGGGCGTGATCGACGTCAAGGTGACCCTCACCTTCTACGAGGGAAAACCGGCCGCCGCCCCCGACCGCGTCCTCACCCTGGCCGACGGCCCCGACGGCCAGACCCTCACCACGCCCCGCAACAGCGAACGCGTCGTCGCCGAGGTGTACGCCACCGGCTCCGGCGGCGGGTGCGAGGAGTACTGGTACCTGACCGTGCCCGCGGCGGCGCCGTACTCCTGCCACGCCGACGACGGCCCCTACCGGGAGGTGCAGGTCAAGGTCGACGGGCGGCTGGCCGGAATCGCCACTCCCTTCCCGACCGTCTGGACCGGCGGCTGGTCCAACCCCTTTCTCTGGTACGTGATCCCGGGCCCCCGCGCTCTCGACATCAAGCCGATCGAATACGACCTGACCCCCTTCGCCGGGATCCTCAACGACGGCCGCCCGCACCGCGTCGAAGTGTCCGTCGTCGGTGTGCCCGCGGGGCAGAGCGGCTGGAGCACACCGGTCAACGTGCTCGTCTGGCAGGACCCGGGGAAGGCCGTCGTCGGCGGGAGACTCGTCACGCACGAAGCGGGTGGGCTCACCGACTCCACCGTCTACACGCCCGGCACGCAGCACCGCGTCGACACCGAGGGCGGGCACCGCCTGGCCGTCGCCGGCTACCTCGACACCTCGCACGGGCGCGTGCGGACCACCGTCACCCGCACCCTCGCGACCACCTCCGCGCACCGCTGGACCGACGGCGAGACCGTCGACGGCCTCGACGCCGCCTGGACGGACGACGAGTCGGTCACCGTCGACGGCCGCGGACCGGCCCGTACGACGCGCACCCACCGGACGTACACGATGAACGGCACCACCACCCTCGGCACGGACGGCCGGCTGCGCACCGTGCTGACCCTCGGCGACCGGGCCGACGCCGTGACGGTGCGGGGCGGCCGGCGCACGGGGTGGTCGCGGCTCGACGACACCTACACGGGTGACGCGACCTTCACCGTCAACGTGCCCCGCGATCAGCGCCACGCCGTCGGCACGACGAGCGAGCGCTACCGGCTGGTCGGCCCGGACGGTTGCCACGACCGCCGGCTGACCACCGTTCAGGGGGTGCTGGCCCAGGACCGCGACGGCTGCTGA
- a CDS encoding ABC transporter ATP-binding protein, translating to MPRDHIDWTPSSGTSTDQPRQVRRILTLFKPYRARLAVVGLLVAASSLVTVATPFLLKETLDVAIPEGRTGLLSLLALGMILSAVLGGVFGVLQTLISTTVGQRVMHDLRTAVYGRLQRMSLAFFTRTRTGEVQSRIANDIGGMQATVTSTATSLVSNFTSVVATIIAMVALDWRLTVVSLLLLPVFVWISRRVGNERKKITTQRQKQMAEMAATVTESLSVSGILLGRTMGRSDSLTRSFSEESEQLVDLEVRANMAGRWRMAVIGIVMSAMPAVIYWAAGMALQFGGPDVSLGTIVAFVSLQQGLFRPAVGLLSTGVQIQTSLALFQRIFEYLDLPIDITERADPVHLDQIKGEVRFEGVAFRYDGKGGPVLDGIDVTVAAGGSLAVVGPTGAGKSTLGYLVPRLYDVTGGRVTLDGVDVRDLDFDTLARAVGVVSQETYLFHATVADNLRFAKPDATDEELHAAARAAQIHDHIAGLPDGYDTVVGERGHRFSGGEKQRLAIARTILRDPPVLILDEATSALDTRTERAVQEAIDALSANRTTLTIAHRLSTIRGADQIVVLESGQVAERGTHDDLLERNGRYAALVRRDARLEPTR from the coding sequence ATGCCCCGCGACCACATCGATTGGACCCCCTCGTCCGGCACCTCGACCGACCAGCCCCGGCAGGTGCGCCGCATCCTCACGCTCTTCAAGCCCTACCGCGCCCGGCTCGCGGTCGTCGGCCTGTTGGTCGCCGCCTCGTCGCTGGTCACGGTGGCCACCCCGTTCCTGCTGAAGGAGACGCTGGACGTCGCGATCCCCGAGGGGCGCACCGGCCTGCTGAGCCTCCTCGCCCTCGGTATGATCCTCAGCGCCGTCCTCGGCGGCGTCTTCGGCGTCCTGCAGACGCTGATCTCCACCACGGTCGGCCAGCGCGTCATGCACGACCTGCGCACGGCCGTCTACGGCCGCCTGCAGCGCATGTCCCTCGCCTTCTTCACGCGCACGCGTACCGGCGAGGTGCAGTCCCGCATCGCCAACGACATCGGCGGCATGCAGGCCACCGTCACCTCCACCGCCACCTCCCTGGTCTCCAACTTCACCAGCGTGGTCGCCACGATCATCGCGATGGTCGCCCTCGACTGGCGGCTGACCGTGGTCTCGCTGCTCCTGCTGCCGGTCTTCGTGTGGATCAGCCGCCGCGTGGGCAACGAACGCAAGAAAATCACCACCCAGCGCCAGAAGCAGATGGCCGAGATGGCCGCCACGGTCACCGAGTCGCTGTCGGTCAGCGGCATCCTGCTCGGCCGCACGATGGGCCGCTCCGACTCCCTCACCCGGTCCTTCTCCGAGGAGTCCGAGCAACTCGTCGACCTCGAGGTGCGGGCGAACATGGCCGGCCGCTGGCGGATGGCCGTGATCGGGATCGTCATGTCCGCCATGCCGGCCGTCATCTACTGGGCCGCGGGCATGGCCCTCCAGTTCGGCGGCCCCGACGTCTCCCTCGGCACCATCGTCGCCTTCGTCTCGCTCCAGCAGGGCCTGTTCCGCCCCGCCGTCGGCCTCCTGTCGACGGGGGTGCAGATACAGACCTCCCTCGCGCTCTTCCAGCGCATCTTCGAGTACCTCGACCTCCCCATCGACATCACCGAGCGCGCCGACCCGGTCCACCTCGACCAGATCAAGGGCGAGGTCCGCTTCGAGGGCGTCGCCTTCCGGTACGACGGCAAGGGCGGGCCCGTCCTCGACGGCATCGACGTCACCGTCGCCGCCGGCGGCAGCCTCGCCGTGGTCGGCCCGACCGGCGCCGGCAAGTCCACGCTGGGCTACCTGGTGCCGCGCCTGTACGACGTGACGGGCGGCCGGGTCACCCTCGACGGTGTCGACGTCCGCGACCTCGACTTCGACACCCTGGCCCGCGCGGTCGGCGTCGTCTCGCAGGAGACGTACCTCTTCCACGCCACGGTCGCCGACAACCTGCGCTTCGCCAAGCCGGACGCCACCGACGAGGAACTGCACGCGGCGGCGCGGGCGGCGCAGATCCACGACCACATAGCCGGCCTGCCCGACGGGTACGACACGGTCGTCGGCGAGCGCGGCCACCGGTTCTCCGGAGGTGAGAAGCAGCGGCTGGCGATCGCCCGCACCATCCTGCGCGACCCGCCGGTGCTGATCCTCGACGAGGCGACCAGCGCCCTGGACACCCGTACGGAACGGGCCGTCCAGGAGGCCATCGACGCGCTCTCGGCCAACCGCACCACCCTCACCATCGCCCATCGGCTGTCCACCATTCGGGGTGCCGACCAGATCGTCGTCCTCGAATCCGGGCAGGTGGCCGAACGGGGCACGCACGACGACCTGTTGGAGCGGAACGGGCGCTATGCGGCCCTGGTGCGACGAGACGCCCGCCTGGAGCCGACAAGATGA
- a CDS encoding MarR family winged helix-turn-helix transcriptional regulator — protein MTTPDSDGLLAEQLLRLTRRVHRIQKRHLEQRGLGVTPAQARLLRTLAHCDSPPRMADLAERLEVVPRAVTTLVDGLEASGKVRRMPDPTNRRVIRIELTEDGGKALRELRGARLSAAQEILDPLTDLERGVLSGLLDALVDGTPEREQGQERKAGQGRVC, from the coding sequence ATGACCACCCCAGATTCCGACGGACTGCTCGCCGAGCAACTGCTGCGACTCACCCGCCGGGTACACCGCATCCAGAAGCGTCATCTGGAGCAGCGCGGGCTGGGCGTCACCCCGGCCCAGGCCCGGCTGCTGCGTACCCTGGCGCACTGCGACTCACCACCGCGCATGGCCGACCTCGCCGAGCGGCTGGAGGTGGTGCCCCGGGCCGTGACGACCCTGGTCGACGGGTTGGAGGCGAGTGGCAAGGTCCGTCGGATGCCCGATCCCACCAACCGGCGGGTGATCCGGATCGAGCTCACGGAGGACGGCGGCAAGGCCCTGCGGGAGCTGCGCGGCGCGCGGCTGTCCGCCGCGCAGGAGATCCTGGACCCGCTGACGGACCTGGAACGCGGGGTGCTCAGCGGGTTGCTGGACGCGCTGGTGGACGGAACCCCGGAGCGGGAGCAGGGGCAGGAGCGGAAGGCAGGGCAAGGGCGGGTCTGCTGA